DNA sequence from the Gemmatimonadales bacterium genome:
TGCTGTTCGTCCGCTTCCACGTCTCGGCGGCGTGTGATGTCCTTTCCGCATTTTCGCATTTATGCGAATCGAATTCGCATTCATGCGAATGCTTTCGCATGAATGCGAAAACGCGAGGACGCGAAAACGCGATAACTCATCGCATCGACGCCGGTTAGCAAAACCGGCGGCCCGGCATGCGCTCTGCCATAGCCCTGAGGCGACCTCCACCGGAGTCGCCCCGTGCGCACCGCCCACCGCCGTCTCGCTTCGCTCGTCGCGTGTCTCGCCCTCATGCTCACGCTCACGCTCACGGCCACCCGCGCGGCGGCCCAGCAGTGTCAGCAGGCGCCGTCGCCGCTTGCGCCGCCGCCCAGCTCCGGTCCGGATGAGTCCGCCGACCCCGTGCCGCTCGCGACCTGCATCTACCGGGTGAGCGTCACGCCCGACGGCGGGATGACGCAGAGCTGGCCGGTCAATACCGCGGGCCACACGGCCACGTTCATCGCGAAGAACACCGGCTCGGGCGGCGCCAACGACGCCTTCGACTTCACCTGCACCGGCACCGCCATGGTCACCGTCAGCTGCACGACGGTGACGCCAAGCTCCCAGTTTCTGGCTCAGGGCGACTCGACCACGGTGACGGTGACGTACGGCGTTGGCGGCACCACGGGCACCGGCCGGCTCACGCTCAAAGCCACTGGCAATGCCACCGCCGCGAGCGATACCGGGTACTACGCGATCCCGATCTCGAGCGGCCCGGCGAGCGTGACGGTCACGCCCGACAACGGGGCCGGCCTGGAACGGGCCGCCAGCTCGACCGCCAATAGCGAGACGTTCACCGTCCGCAACACGGGTTCTTCCCCGATCACCTACGCCCTGACGTGCGGCGCCACCGGTCAGGTCACGTGCGTCACTACCGCGCTGGGCTTCGTCACCATCGCCGCGAGCGCGTCGGCGCCGGTGTCCGTCAACTACAACGCGGGCACCACCGGGTTGGGCACCCTCACGTTAACCGCCACGGGCGGTGGCGCCTCCGACGCCGGGTCCTACACCGTCAAGGTGGTCAACCCGCCGAGCGTCAGTGTGGTCGGCGTGCCCTTCGACGACCAGGACCTCGGCCGCTGCGCCGTGGGCTGCTTCCAGGCCGGTGCGGCGCAGAGCACGACGCCGTACTTCAGCCTGGGCGCGCCGCGCGCCGTCACGCTGGTGTACCGGCAGGACCGGGCGCATCCGCGGCCCTTCATCCACGCCGATGTGCAGGACGTGAGCGCACCGAGCGCCGGCGTGCCGGTGCGCTACTGGCTCCAGGCCCAGCTCGACGGGGCGCAGGTGACGTTCGTGAACGGCGAGCAAACCCTGCGCTTCAGCTATCCCGGGGGCTTCCCGCCAGCCAAGGTCCGGCTCGGCGGTCAGTTCGACGGCAACGGGCTCTCCAACGGCGTCCATGCGCTCACGGTCACGGTGACCGCAGAATACAGCAGCGGCGGCACGATCCAGACGACCCAGGCCGCGAGCCTCACCGGTGTCAACGAGGGACCCTCCGCCATCGCCCACGGCTGGACGCTCGGGGGCATCCAGCGGCTCCGCTTTCAGACCACCGGCGCGGTGCTGCTCACCGATGGGGCCGGATCGGCGGTGGTGTTCGGCAAGAATGGGAGTGGGCAGTATGTGTCGCCCACCGGCGAATTCTCCCAGCTGGTGGCGGAGAAGAGCGGCACGACCATCACCGGTTACACCCGCCGGTTTGCCGACTCGACGCGGGTGTGGTTCGACGTGAGCGGCAAGATGACCAAGGTCACCGACGCCTTCACCAACGCGACGCTGATCGGGTATGACGGGAGTGGGCGGGTACAGACCATCACCGATCCGATGACCCGCGCCGTCACGCTGGGCTACGACGCGAATGGGCTGCACACGATCACCGACCCGGGCGGGCGGGTGACGACGGTGACGGTCCAGTCGACCAAGCTTCTCACCGCGATCACTGATCCCGACGGCCGGAGCACCGGGTACGGCTACGATACGCACCAGCGCCTTGCGACGATCACCAATCGGGCTGGAAACGTGACGACGGTCGGCTACGGCGAGGGCTGGGAGCTTGCCACGGTCACGGCGCCCGCCGTGACCGTATTCGGGTCCGGGACGCCCCAAGCGCCCGTCACCCAGGTGCGCGCGTGGCAGGTGGCCGGCGTGCCGTTTGCGGCGACAGCTACGACCCCGTTTGCGCCCCCCGGGTCCGATACGGTCTACGCCAGCATCACGGAGCCCGGGGCTGCTGTGGCGCGCATGACGGTCGATCGCTGGGGCCAGCCGCTGCGACAGATCAACGCCACGGGCGACACGACCAAGGTCAGCTACGATAGCTACGGCCTGGTCTCGACCGTGATACTCCCCACCTACACCGCGACCGAAGCGGATTCCGTGCTCCACGCGGCCAATGGCCTGACCCAATGGATGGCCGGTGCCGGGCGGCCGGGCGTGAGCGTGCGCTATGGGCCCTATGCGCAGCCGGACAGCATCTATGGCGCGCCGACGGACAGCGTGCCAGTCCAGCGGCCGTACGTCGGCGTGAACGGCAGAATCGATTCGATCCGAGTGGCCGGCACGATCCGCCAGCGGACGACCTACGACAGTCGGGGTCGGGTGGACTCGATCGTCGATGGGAAGCAGCAATTCGTAGTGCGGTACCACTATGACGCGGCGAGCGGCAACGTCGATACGGTGACGACGCCCGGAGGGCTCAAGACCGCGGTGAGCTACGATGCGTTCGGCCGCCCGACCACGGTCAAGGCGCCCGGCGTCGCGACGCAGACCACCTACTACAGCAACCTCAACCGGGTGGATTCGGTCAAGACATCGGACGGCGGCACCGGACGAACAGTCCGCTATTCCTACGACGCGCTTTTCTTGCGGAGCGTCACCGACCCCAAGGGCCAGGTGGACAGCCTCTTCTACAACGCACTCGGCTGGACCACGAGCGAAAGGGACCCGGCGGGCGGCGTGCTCCAGTCGGCCTACTCGCTCGACGGCGACCTCAAGCAGTGGACCAACCGCCGGGGGCAGGCGATCACGCTGAGCTACGACGCGCTGCACCGGCCCACGCAGAAGTCGGGCACCAACACCGACCTCGTAACATGGAGCTACAGCGCGCCGAGCGCGCGGTTCGTGACGGTGGCGAGCCCGGTGTCGACCGAGACCACGTACCTCAACGTGCGCGGCCAGGCCGACTCGGCGAAGACGGTGACTGCTGGGCAGACCTTCTGGCGGCGCTACCGCTACCGCCGCACCGGGCAAGTGGTCACCGACACAATCAGCGGCGGGGGCATCGCCAATTGGCAGGCGCGGCAATACGCGTACGATGCGAAGACCGCGCTGCTTAAGAGCATTCAAGTCGGCAGCCAGCTCACTGCGTTCCGGCGCGATACCAATCTCGATGTCCAGGCCACGGCGCTGCCCGGGGGTGAAACGGATTCGACGACGCTTGGCCCCCTGCGCTCGCCACTCGACGAGCGCACCACGGCACCGTATGCGGCGACCACCGACCGGCTCTTTTCGCTCGACCGAGGATACCGCGTGCAGCAGCAGTTCAAGAATCTCACGCCGGCCCAGGGCCGCTTCTTTCAGTACGACAGCCTGGGCCAGCTGGTGAGCGGCGCGGACAAGCACTGGACCGGCGCGTTGCCCGGTAACTGCCTCAACCTGGTGTTCGGCTACAACTGCCAGCAGAGCGGCACGGGCTGGACCACCGACAACGCCACGACCTACAGCTACGACCTGGCGGGCAACCGCACGAGCCAGGGCGGCACCTACGGCGCGGCCAACCGGATCACGGCGATGAACGGCTGCACCTACAGCACCGATGCCGACGGCAACGTGACCGGCCGCACCTGCCCCGGGGCGCCGGCATTGACCGCGACGTTCGCGTGGACGGCCGAGGGCCAGTTGCGCAGCGCGACGAGCGGTGGGCAGACAACCACGTTCGACTACGACGCGGGCGGCCGGCTCATGGAGGTGGATTCAGCGGGCATCGTCTACCGGCGCTTCCTGTGGGAGGGCCCCACCCTGCTGGCGCACCTGAGCGGGACAGCCACGGCCAAGCGGGCGGAGTACAGCTACTACCCGGGACTCGATGCGCTCCAGGCGGTGGTGCGGAACGACACGCTCTTTTTCGCCCACACCGACGGGGTGGGGAGCGTCATCGCACTGACCGACGTGCAGAAGACCGTGCAGCGCACGTTTGCGTACGACGACTGGGGCCTCGGCACGGGCGGCACCGATGCCGGCGGCTTCGGCGGCACCGACCGGCCGCGCTGGCAGGGGGCGCTCTGGATGAGCGTGGCGGGTGGGGATCTCTACTACATGCGCGCGCGGTGGTACGAGCCGCAGACGGGACGGTTCCTGAGCGAGGATCCGGCCGGGCTGGCTGGCGGGCTCAACGCGTATACGTTTGCTGACGATGACCCCGTCAATGGGAGCGACCCGTCGGGCATGTGCCCGCCGGAGGACGATGCTCCCTGCCTTGGAGAGCTCACGGTGTTCGGTCACCGCGCGCCGGGGAACCCTGAGACCGCGTTGATAAACCATAGCGGGTGCTTCCTCGCGCGCTCGATGGAGGACGACGCCTGGCACTGCAAATTCGGGGCGGTGGACATGGGGAACGCGGTTGCGTGGCCGCACGCGCTCGGCAGTACGCCGCACCGGCCGGTGCGCCCCACCTATCTCGGGGAGGGGGGCGGCGGGAGAGCACTATCGCGCACACCAACTGTGGGAAATCGCAGTACTGAACAGTGTTTTCGAGAGAATACAGCACCGGTGACGAATCTACTTCGCTCGGCTGCAGCGAGAGTGTCCACCGCTGCCTTCGCCGCGGTCGATTTAACATTGGCGGCTGGCGGATTAGCTGCGCGAGCGCAGGGCAATGCGCTTGTTGCCAAAGGCACGGTGGATCTCGATCTATTCTTTGCGATGCCTAAGGCAAGCTCTTCGCTCATCGAAGGCGGCATTGAGACAATTTCAATTGGGAGGGGGTATGTTACCACCGGCTCTGCATTGCTCGGAGCCGGCGTCGCCGGTGCGGAAATACTCGGCGCGGCGGCCGGGATCGGAGCAGTTTATTACGGCGTGAGCTACGGCATCTGCAGTGTCAACCCGGAGTACTAGCATGACAGACACAGCGATCTCGCTGGCGCTGAACCATCTGCGCGCTGCAATTCGCAACACGCTCATACTGCTCCCTGTCGCGTTCTTCCAAGGGATGATTGCCGCGTGGGCGCTAAGTCAGTGGCGCATCACTCATGCGGGTGCATTTATGGGCTTAATTATCGCTGCTGGTGCGATGATCTGGATGACGTGGACCTATTATCGGACGCGTGGGCTCATGCACCGGGGCGGCGTTCGTTAGGCCGTGTTTGCAAAGAGTGTGGTCAGGTACTTCTCGGGCAGCGCGACGTAGAGCAGCGCGAGATATTGGATTGCGAGCTTCGCATAGCGGGTCGCGATCCGGCGGCGCTCCTGGAGCCAGCCGACCGCGCGCTCGATCACATTGCGCTGCCGGTAGGCAACGCGGTCCAACTGCGGCCGGCGGCCGGGCCGCCGGGCCGCCGGGTGCGGCGATCTCGCTGATCGCGCTGCTCGGGGATCACCGCCCGCACGTGCCCAGCGCGCAGCCAGCGCCGCAGCCGGGGAAAACTGTAGGCCTTGTCGCCGGCGAGGGCGTCCGGGCGCTGGCGCGGCCGAGCGCGCGGAGCCGAATGCGGACCGCGTTGAGCACGGGCTGGAGGACCTCGCACTCTTGGCGCTGGCCGCCGGTGAGGTGGAGCGCCAGCGGAAGCCCGCGGCCGTCGGTCACCAGATGCACCTTGGTGCCGAAGCCGCCGCGCGAGCGGCCGAGCGCGTGATCAGCCGGCTCGCCGGGCGGATTTTCCCCCCCCGCAGTGACGAGCGCCGGCGGCGGCCTTGTGGGCCCGGACGACTGAGCCCTCAATGCACCAGAGCGTCCAGGCGATCCGGTCCTCCTCGGCCAACCGCGCCTGGAGCTGGCCGAGGAGCCGTTCCCAGAGCCCCCGCGTGGTCCACCGGCGCAGCCGACTGTAGACGGTTTGCCAGGGCCCGTAGCGCTCGGGCAGATCGCGCCAGGGCACGCCGGTAGGGCACGCCGGTGTGGCGGACGAACAAGATGCCGTTGAGGATCCGGCGGTGATCCTGATAGGGTCGACCGTGCCCGCGGGGTGGTGGGAGCAGCGGCTCCAAGCGCGCCCACTCCTCATCAGTGAGCTCGTGACGACGTGCGATGACCATCCTGCCGACCTACAGCAACCAAGGGTAGCTCCACAGTATGGAGGCGTCAGAAGAGGCGCTAGGGTCTTTGCAGACACAGCCTAGGCTACGTCGTGGCGGACTCGCTCCATTGGAGCGGCCGACGCAATTGGTGCGCCAGTTCAGGCGCTTCGGGGAGGCGTGCCCGCAACCCGGAGGGCAGGAAAGGAAATGGGAGCGGAGCAGATGCAAGAGTAGCGGGACACATGAAGTCTGTCGTGTCCGCGAGGTTCAACTATCGCCTCCGTTGAGGCTTGAGCCCGAGCGTCTTGAGCCGGCGGTACAGTTGGCTCGTCGAGATCCCGAGCAGCCGCGCTGCAGCGCCCACGTCGTACTCCGCACGCGCCAGCACCGCTGCGATATGCTGCGCACGAATCTCGCGCAGTGTGGGCGGCCCAAGTGGTATCGGCGCGGGTGTGTCGTGCGGGGTTTGGTGTTCCGCTGCGGCCGCGAGGATGTGCTCCGCTGCCAAAGGATCCGTGCCGTGCTCGAATACCGCCCGCTCCACGGCCTGACGCAACTCTCGGACGTTGCCGGGCCACATATGGGCGCCGAGCGCGCGGAGATCCTGATTGAGCACGATCGATAGCCGCTCGGGCCCGAGAAAGTGCCGCACGAGGCGCGGGATGTCCGAGTCGCGCTCGATGAGCCGAGGCACGCGCAGGTGAAGAGCGCAAACACGGAAGTGAAAGTCCGCCCGCCAGCGCGCGGCTGCGAGCAAGTCGCTGGGAGAGACCTGCACGCTGACAACAAGCCGAAACGGCACCACGCGATCGGTGCCGCCACCCACTGGACGCACGGCGTTCGTCTCGAGCGCGCGCAGCAGCTTGGCTTGCAGGGCGAGCGGGATGTCGCCGGCCTCGTCGAGGAGGAGCGTACCGTGGCGGGCATACTCGATTAGCCCTCGCCGGTGCGCTGTGGCGCCGGTGTAGGCACCTTTCACTACCCCGAAGAGCTCCGCATCGGCCAGTGCCTCGGGCAGCGTGGCGACGTTGACAGCCACAAATCGCCCCGGTCGCCCGGACAGCGCGTGCAATGCCCGCGCGACCAGCTCCTTCCCCGTGCCCGTCTCACCCTGGATCAGCACCGGTGCCGTGAGCGGTGCCGCTCGGCGGACGGCGTCATAAAGGCTCAGCATCGCGGCGTGCCGGCCCACCATGCCGCAGAAGTCCGGCTCGCACCCGGTCTCGCGGTCGCTCTCGTGCAGTTGCGCGCTCATCGTGGCAGCTCCTTCGGGAGCCGTGGTGCCGTGAGGCTGTCCGCGTCGGCATCGGTGCGGATGATGCGTGGGGTGAGAAAGAGATAGAGCTCCGTCGTTGTAGTGCGCCGAGTGGTGCTCCCGAATACGCCGCCGATGAACGGAATGCCCGAGAGCACCGGCACCCCCGACGACGACCGCTCCCGCTGCACGTCCCGCAACCCGCCCAGGACGATCGTCTGTCCGTCGCGCACCAGCACCTGCGTCGCCGCCTCACGGGTGGAGATGACCGGCGCGTCGAACTGGGTCTCGCCCGTGGCGGCGTTGATTTCCTGCTGGATCACGAGCGACACATAGCCGTCCTGGTTGATGGTGGGCCGTACGGTGAGCTTGGTGCCGACGTCGCGATACTGGATCACCTGGTCGCGCGAGGGCACGTCGGTCGGCAGCGAGCGGCTCACCTGCAC
Encoded proteins:
- a CDS encoding RHS repeat-associated core domain-containing protein — translated: MRTAHRRLASLVACLALMLTLTLTATRAAAQQCQQAPSPLAPPPSSGPDESADPVPLATCIYRVSVTPDGGMTQSWPVNTAGHTATFIAKNTGSGGANDAFDFTCTGTAMVTVSCTTVTPSSQFLAQGDSTTVTVTYGVGGTTGTGRLTLKATGNATAASDTGYYAIPISSGPASVTVTPDNGAGLERAASSTANSETFTVRNTGSSPITYALTCGATGQVTCVTTALGFVTIAASASAPVSVNYNAGTTGLGTLTLTATGGGASDAGSYTVKVVNPPSVSVVGVPFDDQDLGRCAVGCFQAGAAQSTTPYFSLGAPRAVTLVYRQDRAHPRPFIHADVQDVSAPSAGVPVRYWLQAQLDGAQVTFVNGEQTLRFSYPGGFPPAKVRLGGQFDGNGLSNGVHALTVTVTAEYSSGGTIQTTQAASLTGVNEGPSAIAHGWTLGGIQRLRFQTTGAVLLTDGAGSAVVFGKNGSGQYVSPTGEFSQLVAEKSGTTITGYTRRFADSTRVWFDVSGKMTKVTDAFTNATLIGYDGSGRVQTITDPMTRAVTLGYDANGLHTITDPGGRVTTVTVQSTKLLTAITDPDGRSTGYGYDTHQRLATITNRAGNVTTVGYGEGWELATVTAPAVTVFGSGTPQAPVTQVRAWQVAGVPFAATATTPFAPPGSDTVYASITEPGAAVARMTVDRWGQPLRQINATGDTTKVSYDSYGLVSTVILPTYTATEADSVLHAANGLTQWMAGAGRPGVSVRYGPYAQPDSIYGAPTDSVPVQRPYVGVNGRIDSIRVAGTIRQRTTYDSRGRVDSIVDGKQQFVVRYHYDAASGNVDTVTTPGGLKTAVSYDAFGRPTTVKAPGVATQTTYYSNLNRVDSVKTSDGGTGRTVRYSYDALFLRSVTDPKGQVDSLFYNALGWTTSERDPAGGVLQSAYSLDGDLKQWTNRRGQAITLSYDALHRPTQKSGTNTDLVTWSYSAPSARFVTVASPVSTETTYLNVRGQADSAKTVTAGQTFWRRYRYRRTGQVVTDTISGGGIANWQARQYAYDAKTALLKSIQVGSQLTAFRRDTNLDVQATALPGGETDSTTLGPLRSPLDERTTAPYAATTDRLFSLDRGYRVQQQFKNLTPAQGRFFQYDSLGQLVSGADKHWTGALPGNCLNLVFGYNCQQSGTGWTTDNATTYSYDLAGNRTSQGGTYGAANRITAMNGCTYSTDADGNVTGRTCPGAPALTATFAWTAEGQLRSATSGGQTTTFDYDAGGRLMEVDSAGIVYRRFLWEGPTLLAHLSGTATAKRAEYSYYPGLDALQAVVRNDTLFFAHTDGVGSVIALTDVQKTVQRTFAYDDWGLGTGGTDAGGFGGTDRPRWQGALWMSVAGGDLYYMRARWYEPQTGRFLSEDPAGLAGGLNAYTFADDDPVNGSDPSGMCPPEDDAPCLGELTVFGHRAPGNPETALINHSGCFLARSMEDDAWHCKFGAVDMGNAVAWPHALGSTPHRPVRPTYLGEGGGGRALSRTPTVGNRSTEQCFRENTAPVTNLLRSAAARVSTAAFAAVDLTLAAGGLAARAQGNALVAKGTVDLDLFFAMPKASSSLIEGGIETISIGRGYVTTGSALLGAGVAGAEILGAAAGIGAVYYGVSYGICSVNPEY
- a CDS encoding transposase, which codes for MAARWARAGGDPRAARSARSPHPAARRPGRRPQLDRVAYRQRNVIERAVGWLQERRRIATRYAKLAIQYLALLYVALPEKYLTTLFANTA
- a CDS encoding transposase, coding for MRSGRAWSRCSHHPAGTVDPIRITAGSSTASCSSATPACPTGVPWRDLPERYGPWQTVYSRLRRWTTRGLWERLLGQLQARLAEEDRIAWTLWCIEGSVVRAHKAAAGARHCGGGKSARRAG
- a CDS encoding sigma 54-interacting transcriptional regulator, with amino-acid sequence MSAQLHESDRETGCEPDFCGMVGRHAAMLSLYDAVRRAAPLTAPVLIQGETGTGKELVARALHALSGRPGRFVAVNVATLPEALADAELFGVVKGAYTGATAHRRGLIEYARHGTLLLDEAGDIPLALQAKLLRALETNAVRPVGGGTDRVVPFRLVVSVQVSPSDLLAAARWRADFHFRVCALHLRVPRLIERDSDIPRLVRHFLGPERLSIVLNQDLRALGAHMWPGNVRELRQAVERAVFEHGTDPLAAEHILAAAAEHQTPHDTPAPIPLGPPTLREIRAQHIAAVLARAEYDVGAAARLLGISTSQLYRRLKTLGLKPQRRR